From the Neotabrizicola shimadae genome, the window TCGAACTGACGCCGCATCGCCACCTCAGCCCTCCGTCTGGTCGCGCGGCAGGGCCTTGAACTTCTCGACGCCAGGACGCCGCAGATCGACGCGCTCGCCGGGCTTGATCAGCTCGTATCCGCCGCCGCTCAGCTTGAGGCGCAGGGTCCAGTCTCCGGCGGGCGTCAGCCCGGCCGCCTCCAGGATCGTCTCGCGCGTCGGCTTGTCCTCGTGGACTTCATGCCGATCCCGGTTCACCCGGAAGCGGTAGCCACGGCACCGCGGCGGAGCCTTGCCCAGCTTCGCGTACTCTTCAAGGTCCGCGATCTCCTCGAGAATTTCTTCGCGGATCGCGTCTGCCAGTTCTTCGCCGCTCATGTCCGGCGGCCGGGCCTGCTCGTTCATTGCCTTTCTCCTTCTGCCTCGCCGCCGCAGCGGCTTACCCTGTCAGGTGGGGATCGGTTAACTGGCCTTCAAGGGTTTTAGTTTACAAAATTTCGCCTATCATATATCGTTTGTAAACCACACGCAAGGAGGCGAGAAACGTGATAGGACAGAGGCTTAAGCTCGCCCGTGCCGCAGCAGGCCTGTCTCTCAGGGAGTTGGAGGAGAAGATTGGAAACCGCGTCACGGCTCAGGCGATCGGCAAATACGAGCGCAACGAATCGATGCCCAGCTCGGGCGTCCTGATGGCGCTTGCCTCGGCGCTCGATGTCTCGGTGGACTACCTGGTCGGCGATCAGGACATGGCCCTCGAAGGGATCGAGTTCCGCAAGAAGAAGATCACGGGCAAGCGTGAGGAGGCGCAGGTCGAAGCGCAGGTCCTGCACCTGCTCGAACGCTATCTGATGGTTGAGGAGGCGCTGAATCTCGCGAGCGTCGAATGGGACAAGCCGCGAGAGGCACCTTACCCGGTCCGTCAGGGCCTGTCAGAAGCCGACCGTGCAGCCGAAAGCCTGCGCGATCACTGG encodes:
- a CDS encoding multiubiquitin domain-containing protein produces the protein MNEQARPPDMSGEELADAIREEILEEIADLEEYAKLGKAPPRCRGYRFRVNRDRHEVHEDKPTRETILEAAGLTPAGDWTLRLKLSGGGYELIKPGERVDLRRPGVEKFKALPRDQTEG